A genomic segment from Syngnathus scovelli strain Florida chromosome 3, RoL_Ssco_1.2, whole genome shotgun sequence encodes:
- the aak1a gene encoding AP2-associated protein kinase 1 isoform X1, with amino-acid sequence MKKFFDSRRELVSSGPGPGAGGGGAGSSGGGSFIGRVFTLGRHQVTIEEIVAEGGFAIVFLVRTNQGQRCALKRMYVNNEHDLQICKLEIQIMRDLVGQKNIVGYLDSSIAAVGAGDVWEVLILMDFCRGGQVVNLMNQRLQTGFTEAEVLQIFCDTCEAVARLHQCKTPIIHRDLKVENILLHDQGHYVLCDFGSATNHFQDPQTEGVPVVEEEIKKYTTLSYRAPEMVNLYGGKVITTKADIWAMGCLLYKLCYFTLPFGESQVAICDGSFTIPDNSRYSQDMHCLIRYILEPDPDMRPDIYQVSYFAFKMNRRECPVPNLHNSPIPAKLPEPIKASEAVVKKSQTKARITDPIPTTETSIAPRQRPKAGQTQPQPISGILPIQAGLTPRKRPNVAAAAPQAIGVGISVPPSAAGALQTSQQVPAPTQASLQPLQTTNIQPQVTPQPQQLLMKQQQPSALLQLQNTQQQQQHEVQESPALRLTSIPECSVIGPAADPDVTTGRGNKVGSLTPPSSPKLTAKSGHRRILSDVTHSAIFGVPISKSTQLLQAAAAEASLNKSKSASTTPSGSPCSSQQTVYHPSDGDNQSAHITINTQPSWNPFGDDNFSKLTAEELLNKDFAKLAETAPEEKSKGDCLIHGLNSFADNLIDHGQKSHETSLLHPDLLTLTEPLSTNAGTAKTEMCVDSLIPGFEAPQAQRHSGQSELPSASMPDSLTGKDSLLGCHLLSHTSPHGKPNVSATSSYHSSAPLGSCSATCLEELHPSQTSADSSSFLMSQGEKGNNDEFDPIPVLISKTSSQDVQLDRNGYSMLGQEGRDSETVGDCVPNDECDHSSDEDQEKVTCQEEQKNFGGATEGHTSAHDLSGSRPLLLDSEEDEEHESQPTPASCVVSSAVTFLPPAPAAVAQNHSLLDPEPASIFSKAPFRLAQQEQGDVFANAPFPSGPLAAQQRLDVFSQAPFAKRKEAAPPPYPLGAAVIPEQGALGQTAPHPFRPQALAKYSRHFEGTVTQQHEGPFKVSNETGVHAADPFVCAPFHLKAPQEKP; translated from the exons ATGAAGAAATTTTTTGACTCACGCCGGGAGCTGGTGAGCTCAGGGCCTGGTCCGGGAGCCGGCGGAGGAGGCGCCGGTTCCAGCGGCGGAGGCAGCTTCATCGGCAGGGTTTTTACCCTTGGAAGACATCAAGTGACCATCGAAGAGATCGTGGCTGAAG GAGGTTTTGCCATTGTTTTTTTGGTGCGAACGAATCAGGGTCAGCGGTGTGCTCTAAAGCGGATGTATGTTAACAATGAACATGATCTACAAATCTGCAAACTGGAAATACAGATTatg CGTGACCTTGTGGGTCAGAAAAATATAGTTGGGTATCTGGATTCCAGCATAGCTGCAGTTGGAGCTGGTGATGTGTGGGAGGTCCTAATCTTAATGGACTTCTGTCGAG GTGGACAGGTGGTCAACCTGATGAACCAACGCTTACAGACCGGCTTCACGGAGGCAGAGGTGTTGCAGATCTTTTGCGATACGTGTGAGGCTGTTGCTCGTCTGCACCAGTGCAAGACTCCAATCATTCATAGAGACCTGAAG GTGGAAAATATTCTTCTGCATGATCAGGGGCATTATGTGCTGTGTGACTTTGGAAGTGCTACAAACCATTTCCAAGATCCACAGACAGAGGGGGTACCCGTCGTTGAGGAGGAGATCAAAAA GTACACTACTTTATCATACCGTGCTCCAGAGATGGTCAACCTCTATGGTGGTAAAGTCATCACAACAAAGGCGGATATATGG GCTATGGGATGCCTCCTCTATAAACTATGCTACTTCACGCTTCCTTTCGGGGAGAGCCAAGTTGCTATCTGTGATGGCAGTTTCACTATTCCAGACAATTCACGTTACTCCCAAGATATGCACTGTCTCATCA GATATATACTGGAACCTGACCCCGACATGAGGCCAGACATCTATCAAGTATCATACTTTGCCTTTAAAATGAATCGGCGAGAGTGTCCTGTTCCAAATTTACAT AATTCACCTATTCCTGCAAAACTTCCCGAGCCTATCAAAGCCAGTGAAGCAGTggtcaaaaaaagtcaaaccaaAGCCAG GATCACAGACCCCATTCCTACCACTGAAACCTCAATAGCACCTCGACAAAGACCTAAGGCTGGCCAGACCCAACCACAGCCTATATCAGGCATTCTTCCCATACAAGCAGGTCTGACCCCACGCAAGAGGCCCAATGTAGCAGCTGCAGCGCCCCAGGCCATAG GTGTTGGTATCAGTGTCCCACCTTCAGCTGCGGGTGCCCTCCAGACTTCTCAACAGGTTCCTGCTCCCACGCAGGCTTCACTGCAGCCATTGCAGACCACCAACATTCAGCCTCAAGTCACGCCGCAACCTCAGCAGCTCCTCATGAAACAGCAACAACCTTCCGCTTTGTTACAGCTTCAGAATACACAGCAG CAACAGCAGCATGAGGTCCAAGAAAGTCCAGCTCTCCGTCTCACCTCCATACCCGAGTGTTCCGTCATTGGGCCAGCTGCTGACCCAGATGTG ACAACTGGAAGGGGAAACAAAGTCGGCTCCCTGACACCCCCATCGTCACCCAAGCTGACGGCCAAGAGTGGTCATCGCCGCATCCTGAGCGACGTCACTCACAGTGCCATCTTCGGGGTCCCCATCAGCAAGTCCACCCAGCTTCTGCAGGCAGCCGCAGCTGAGGCCAGCCTCAACAAATCCAA ATCGGCCAGCACAACTCCTTCTGGCTCCCCATGCTCGTCCCAGCAGACTGTATATCACCCATCTGATGGTGACAACCAATCTGCCCATATTACAATCAACACTCAGCCCAGTTGGAACCCCTTTGGTGACGATAATTTCTCGAAGCTAACTGCTGAGGAGCTGCTTAACAAAGACTTTGCAAAGCTTGCTGAAA CTGCTCCAGAGGAGAAGTCCAAGGGTGACTGTCTCATTCATGGACTCAATTCATTTGCTG ACAACTTGATTGATCATGGACAGAAGTCTCACGAAACCTCTCTTCTGCACCCTGACCTTTTAACCCTGACTGAGCCTTTGAGCACAAATGCTGGTACTG CAAAGACAGAGATGTGTGTGGATTCACTGATTCCTGGCTTTGAAGCCCCTCAAGCCCAGCGGCACTCAGGCCAGTCAGAGCTCCCCTCCGCCAGCATGCCAG ACTCTTTAACTGGGAAGGACTCTCTGCTGGGCTGCCATCTTCTATCTCATACTTCTCCTCACGGAAAGCCGAATGTTTCTGCTACTTCCTCCTATCACTCCTCTGCTCCTCTTGGCTCCTGCTCCGCAACCTGTCTGGAGGAGTTGCATCCTTCTCAGACATCTGCTG ACTCCTCCTCTTTCCTCATGTCGCAAGGAGAGAAAGGGAATAATGACGAGTTTGACCCTATTCCCGTGCTCATCTCCAAAACCTCAAGCCAAG ATGTGCAACTGGACAGGAACGGCTACTCCATGCTTGGCCAAGAAGGGCGCGACAGCGAAACTGTGGGCGATTGTGTACCAAACGACGAATGTGATCACTCCAGTGATGAAGACCAGGAGAAAGTAACCTGTCAAGAAGAGCAGAAGAACTTCGGGGGTGCCACCGAGGGTCATACTTCAGCCCACGACCTAAGCGGCTCCAGACCGCTGCTACTTGACTCCGAGGAGGACGAAGAGCACGAAAGCCAACCGACGCCAGCTTCCTGTGTGGTATCATCTGCTGTGACCTTCCTTCCACCTGCACCCGCCGCCGTTGCCCAGAATCATTCCCTGCTTGATCCCGAGCCAGCCAGCATCTTCTCAAAAGCTCCTTTTCGCCTCGCGCAGCAAGAACAGGGCGACGTGTTTGCCAACGCGCCATTTCCCAGCGGCCCGTTGGCAGCCCAACAGCGGCTGGATGTGTTCTCCCAGGCTCCATTTGCGAAAAGAAAGGAGGCCGCACCACCTCCGTACCCTCTCGGGGCAGCTGTGATACCTGAACAAGGTGCGTTGGGACAGACCGCACCACATCCTTTCCGTCCGCAAGCGCTAGCCaaatattcccgccactttgagGGAACGGTGACCCAGCAGCATGAGGGCCCTTTTAAAGTGAGCAATGAAACTGGTGTACACGCTGCTGACCCCTTTGTCTGTGCGCCATTTCACCTCAAAGCCCCCCAGGAAAAGCCCTGA
- the aak1a gene encoding AP2-associated protein kinase 1 isoform X7 has translation MKKFFDSRRELVSSGPGPGAGGGGAGSSGGGSFIGRVFTLGRHQVTIEEIVAEGGFAIVFLVRTNQGQRCALKRMYVNNEHDLQICKLEIQIMRDLVGQKNIVGYLDSSIAAVGAGDVWEVLILMDFCRGGQVVNLMNQRLQTGFTEAEVLQIFCDTCEAVARLHQCKTPIIHRDLKVENILLHDQGHYVLCDFGSATNHFQDPQTEGVPVVEEEIKKYTTLSYRAPEMVNLYGGKVITTKADIWAMGCLLYKLCYFTLPFGESQVAICDGSFTIPDNSRYSQDMHCLIRYILEPDPDMRPDIYQVSYFAFKMNRRECPVPNLHNSPIPAKLPEPIKASEAVVKKSQTKARITDPIPTTETSIAPRQRPKAGQTQPQPISGILPIQAGLTPRKRPNVAAAAPQAIGVGISVPPSAAGALQTSQQVPAPTQASLQPLQTTNIQPQVTPQPQQLLMKQQQPSALLQLQNTQQQQQHEVQESPALRLTSIPECSVIGPAADPDVTTGRGNKVGSLTPPSSPKLTAKSGHRRILSDVTHSAIFGVPISKSTQLLQAAAAEASLNKSKSASTTPSGSPCSSQQTVYHPSDGDNQSAHITINTQPSWNPFGDDNFSKLTAEELLNKDFAKLAETAPEEKSKGDCLIHGLNSFADSLTGKDSLLGCHLLSHTSPHGKPNVSATSSYHSSAPLGSCSATCLEELHPSQTSADSSSFLMSQGEKGNNDEFDPIPVLISKTSSQDVQLDRNGYSMLGQEGRDSETVGDCVPNDECDHSSDEDQEKVTCQEEQKNFGGATEGHTSAHDLSGSRPLLLDSEEDEEHESQPTPASCVVSSAVTFLPPAPAAVAQNHSLLDPEPASIFSKAPFRLAQQEQGDVFANAPFPSGPLAAQQRLDVFSQAPFAKRKEAAPPPYPLGAAVIPEQGALGQTAPHPFRPQALAKYSRHFEGTVTQQHEGPFKVSNETGVHAADPFVCAPFHLKAPQEKP, from the exons ATGAAGAAATTTTTTGACTCACGCCGGGAGCTGGTGAGCTCAGGGCCTGGTCCGGGAGCCGGCGGAGGAGGCGCCGGTTCCAGCGGCGGAGGCAGCTTCATCGGCAGGGTTTTTACCCTTGGAAGACATCAAGTGACCATCGAAGAGATCGTGGCTGAAG GAGGTTTTGCCATTGTTTTTTTGGTGCGAACGAATCAGGGTCAGCGGTGTGCTCTAAAGCGGATGTATGTTAACAATGAACATGATCTACAAATCTGCAAACTGGAAATACAGATTatg CGTGACCTTGTGGGTCAGAAAAATATAGTTGGGTATCTGGATTCCAGCATAGCTGCAGTTGGAGCTGGTGATGTGTGGGAGGTCCTAATCTTAATGGACTTCTGTCGAG GTGGACAGGTGGTCAACCTGATGAACCAACGCTTACAGACCGGCTTCACGGAGGCAGAGGTGTTGCAGATCTTTTGCGATACGTGTGAGGCTGTTGCTCGTCTGCACCAGTGCAAGACTCCAATCATTCATAGAGACCTGAAG GTGGAAAATATTCTTCTGCATGATCAGGGGCATTATGTGCTGTGTGACTTTGGAAGTGCTACAAACCATTTCCAAGATCCACAGACAGAGGGGGTACCCGTCGTTGAGGAGGAGATCAAAAA GTACACTACTTTATCATACCGTGCTCCAGAGATGGTCAACCTCTATGGTGGTAAAGTCATCACAACAAAGGCGGATATATGG GCTATGGGATGCCTCCTCTATAAACTATGCTACTTCACGCTTCCTTTCGGGGAGAGCCAAGTTGCTATCTGTGATGGCAGTTTCACTATTCCAGACAATTCACGTTACTCCCAAGATATGCACTGTCTCATCA GATATATACTGGAACCTGACCCCGACATGAGGCCAGACATCTATCAAGTATCATACTTTGCCTTTAAAATGAATCGGCGAGAGTGTCCTGTTCCAAATTTACAT AATTCACCTATTCCTGCAAAACTTCCCGAGCCTATCAAAGCCAGTGAAGCAGTggtcaaaaaaagtcaaaccaaAGCCAG GATCACAGACCCCATTCCTACCACTGAAACCTCAATAGCACCTCGACAAAGACCTAAGGCTGGCCAGACCCAACCACAGCCTATATCAGGCATTCTTCCCATACAAGCAGGTCTGACCCCACGCAAGAGGCCCAATGTAGCAGCTGCAGCGCCCCAGGCCATAG GTGTTGGTATCAGTGTCCCACCTTCAGCTGCGGGTGCCCTCCAGACTTCTCAACAGGTTCCTGCTCCCACGCAGGCTTCACTGCAGCCATTGCAGACCACCAACATTCAGCCTCAAGTCACGCCGCAACCTCAGCAGCTCCTCATGAAACAGCAACAACCTTCCGCTTTGTTACAGCTTCAGAATACACAGCAG CAACAGCAGCATGAGGTCCAAGAAAGTCCAGCTCTCCGTCTCACCTCCATACCCGAGTGTTCCGTCATTGGGCCAGCTGCTGACCCAGATGTG ACAACTGGAAGGGGAAACAAAGTCGGCTCCCTGACACCCCCATCGTCACCCAAGCTGACGGCCAAGAGTGGTCATCGCCGCATCCTGAGCGACGTCACTCACAGTGCCATCTTCGGGGTCCCCATCAGCAAGTCCACCCAGCTTCTGCAGGCAGCCGCAGCTGAGGCCAGCCTCAACAAATCCAA ATCGGCCAGCACAACTCCTTCTGGCTCCCCATGCTCGTCCCAGCAGACTGTATATCACCCATCTGATGGTGACAACCAATCTGCCCATATTACAATCAACACTCAGCCCAGTTGGAACCCCTTTGGTGACGATAATTTCTCGAAGCTAACTGCTGAGGAGCTGCTTAACAAAGACTTTGCAAAGCTTGCTGAAA CTGCTCCAGAGGAGAAGTCCAAGGGTGACTGTCTCATTCATGGACTCAATTCATTTGCTG ACTCTTTAACTGGGAAGGACTCTCTGCTGGGCTGCCATCTTCTATCTCATACTTCTCCTCACGGAAAGCCGAATGTTTCTGCTACTTCCTCCTATCACTCCTCTGCTCCTCTTGGCTCCTGCTCCGCAACCTGTCTGGAGGAGTTGCATCCTTCTCAGACATCTGCTG ACTCCTCCTCTTTCCTCATGTCGCAAGGAGAGAAAGGGAATAATGACGAGTTTGACCCTATTCCCGTGCTCATCTCCAAAACCTCAAGCCAAG ATGTGCAACTGGACAGGAACGGCTACTCCATGCTTGGCCAAGAAGGGCGCGACAGCGAAACTGTGGGCGATTGTGTACCAAACGACGAATGTGATCACTCCAGTGATGAAGACCAGGAGAAAGTAACCTGTCAAGAAGAGCAGAAGAACTTCGGGGGTGCCACCGAGGGTCATACTTCAGCCCACGACCTAAGCGGCTCCAGACCGCTGCTACTTGACTCCGAGGAGGACGAAGAGCACGAAAGCCAACCGACGCCAGCTTCCTGTGTGGTATCATCTGCTGTGACCTTCCTTCCACCTGCACCCGCCGCCGTTGCCCAGAATCATTCCCTGCTTGATCCCGAGCCAGCCAGCATCTTCTCAAAAGCTCCTTTTCGCCTCGCGCAGCAAGAACAGGGCGACGTGTTTGCCAACGCGCCATTTCCCAGCGGCCCGTTGGCAGCCCAACAGCGGCTGGATGTGTTCTCCCAGGCTCCATTTGCGAAAAGAAAGGAGGCCGCACCACCTCCGTACCCTCTCGGGGCAGCTGTGATACCTGAACAAGGTGCGTTGGGACAGACCGCACCACATCCTTTCCGTCCGCAAGCGCTAGCCaaatattcccgccactttgagGGAACGGTGACCCAGCAGCATGAGGGCCCTTTTAAAGTGAGCAATGAAACTGGTGTACACGCTGCTGACCCCTTTGTCTGTGCGCCATTTCACCTCAAAGCCCCCCAGGAAAAGCCCTGA
- the aak1a gene encoding AP2-associated protein kinase 1 isoform X11, with amino-acid sequence MKKFFDSRRELVSSGPGPGAGGGGAGSSGGGSFIGRVFTLGRHQVTIEEIVAEGGFAIVFLVRTNQGQRCALKRMYVNNEHDLQICKLEIQIMRDLVGQKNIVGYLDSSIAAVGAGDVWEVLILMDFCRGGQVVNLMNQRLQTGFTEAEVLQIFCDTCEAVARLHQCKTPIIHRDLKVENILLHDQGHYVLCDFGSATNHFQDPQTEGVPVVEEEIKKYTTLSYRAPEMVNLYGGKVITTKADIWAMGCLLYKLCYFTLPFGESQVAICDGSFTIPDNSRYSQDMHCLIRYILEPDPDMRPDIYQVSYFAFKMNRRECPVPNLHNSPIPAKLPEPIKASEAVVKKSQTKARITDPIPTTETSIAPRQRPKAGQTQPQPISGILPIQAGLTPRKRPNVAAAAPQAIGVGISVPPSAAGALQTSQQVPAPTQASLQPLQTTNIQPQVTPQPQQLLMKQQQPSALLQLQNTQQQQQHEVQESPALRLTSIPECSVIGPAADPDVTTGRGNKVGSLTPPSSPKLTAKSGHRRILSDVTHSAIFGVPISKSTQLLQAAAAEASLNKSKSASTTPSGSPCSSQQTVYHPSDGDNQSAHITINTQPSWNPFGDDNFSKLTAEELLNKDFAKLAETAPEEKSKGDCLIHGLNSFADSSSFLMSQGEKGNNDEFDPIPVLISKTSSQDVQLDRNGYSMLGQEGRDSETVGDCVPNDECDHSSDEDQEKVTCQEEQKNFGGATEGHTSAHDLSGSRPLLLDSEEDEEHESQPTPASCVVSSAVTFLPPAPAAVAQNHSLLDPEPASIFSKAPFRLAQQEQGDVFANAPFPSGPLAAQQRLDVFSQAPFAKRKEAAPPPYPLGAAVIPEQGALGQTAPHPFRPQALAKYSRHFEGTVTQQHEGPFKVSNETGVHAADPFVCAPFHLKAPQEKP; translated from the exons ATGAAGAAATTTTTTGACTCACGCCGGGAGCTGGTGAGCTCAGGGCCTGGTCCGGGAGCCGGCGGAGGAGGCGCCGGTTCCAGCGGCGGAGGCAGCTTCATCGGCAGGGTTTTTACCCTTGGAAGACATCAAGTGACCATCGAAGAGATCGTGGCTGAAG GAGGTTTTGCCATTGTTTTTTTGGTGCGAACGAATCAGGGTCAGCGGTGTGCTCTAAAGCGGATGTATGTTAACAATGAACATGATCTACAAATCTGCAAACTGGAAATACAGATTatg CGTGACCTTGTGGGTCAGAAAAATATAGTTGGGTATCTGGATTCCAGCATAGCTGCAGTTGGAGCTGGTGATGTGTGGGAGGTCCTAATCTTAATGGACTTCTGTCGAG GTGGACAGGTGGTCAACCTGATGAACCAACGCTTACAGACCGGCTTCACGGAGGCAGAGGTGTTGCAGATCTTTTGCGATACGTGTGAGGCTGTTGCTCGTCTGCACCAGTGCAAGACTCCAATCATTCATAGAGACCTGAAG GTGGAAAATATTCTTCTGCATGATCAGGGGCATTATGTGCTGTGTGACTTTGGAAGTGCTACAAACCATTTCCAAGATCCACAGACAGAGGGGGTACCCGTCGTTGAGGAGGAGATCAAAAA GTACACTACTTTATCATACCGTGCTCCAGAGATGGTCAACCTCTATGGTGGTAAAGTCATCACAACAAAGGCGGATATATGG GCTATGGGATGCCTCCTCTATAAACTATGCTACTTCACGCTTCCTTTCGGGGAGAGCCAAGTTGCTATCTGTGATGGCAGTTTCACTATTCCAGACAATTCACGTTACTCCCAAGATATGCACTGTCTCATCA GATATATACTGGAACCTGACCCCGACATGAGGCCAGACATCTATCAAGTATCATACTTTGCCTTTAAAATGAATCGGCGAGAGTGTCCTGTTCCAAATTTACAT AATTCACCTATTCCTGCAAAACTTCCCGAGCCTATCAAAGCCAGTGAAGCAGTggtcaaaaaaagtcaaaccaaAGCCAG GATCACAGACCCCATTCCTACCACTGAAACCTCAATAGCACCTCGACAAAGACCTAAGGCTGGCCAGACCCAACCACAGCCTATATCAGGCATTCTTCCCATACAAGCAGGTCTGACCCCACGCAAGAGGCCCAATGTAGCAGCTGCAGCGCCCCAGGCCATAG GTGTTGGTATCAGTGTCCCACCTTCAGCTGCGGGTGCCCTCCAGACTTCTCAACAGGTTCCTGCTCCCACGCAGGCTTCACTGCAGCCATTGCAGACCACCAACATTCAGCCTCAAGTCACGCCGCAACCTCAGCAGCTCCTCATGAAACAGCAACAACCTTCCGCTTTGTTACAGCTTCAGAATACACAGCAG CAACAGCAGCATGAGGTCCAAGAAAGTCCAGCTCTCCGTCTCACCTCCATACCCGAGTGTTCCGTCATTGGGCCAGCTGCTGACCCAGATGTG ACAACTGGAAGGGGAAACAAAGTCGGCTCCCTGACACCCCCATCGTCACCCAAGCTGACGGCCAAGAGTGGTCATCGCCGCATCCTGAGCGACGTCACTCACAGTGCCATCTTCGGGGTCCCCATCAGCAAGTCCACCCAGCTTCTGCAGGCAGCCGCAGCTGAGGCCAGCCTCAACAAATCCAA ATCGGCCAGCACAACTCCTTCTGGCTCCCCATGCTCGTCCCAGCAGACTGTATATCACCCATCTGATGGTGACAACCAATCTGCCCATATTACAATCAACACTCAGCCCAGTTGGAACCCCTTTGGTGACGATAATTTCTCGAAGCTAACTGCTGAGGAGCTGCTTAACAAAGACTTTGCAAAGCTTGCTGAAA CTGCTCCAGAGGAGAAGTCCAAGGGTGACTGTCTCATTCATGGACTCAATTCATTTGCTG ACTCCTCCTCTTTCCTCATGTCGCAAGGAGAGAAAGGGAATAATGACGAGTTTGACCCTATTCCCGTGCTCATCTCCAAAACCTCAAGCCAAG ATGTGCAACTGGACAGGAACGGCTACTCCATGCTTGGCCAAGAAGGGCGCGACAGCGAAACTGTGGGCGATTGTGTACCAAACGACGAATGTGATCACTCCAGTGATGAAGACCAGGAGAAAGTAACCTGTCAAGAAGAGCAGAAGAACTTCGGGGGTGCCACCGAGGGTCATACTTCAGCCCACGACCTAAGCGGCTCCAGACCGCTGCTACTTGACTCCGAGGAGGACGAAGAGCACGAAAGCCAACCGACGCCAGCTTCCTGTGTGGTATCATCTGCTGTGACCTTCCTTCCACCTGCACCCGCCGCCGTTGCCCAGAATCATTCCCTGCTTGATCCCGAGCCAGCCAGCATCTTCTCAAAAGCTCCTTTTCGCCTCGCGCAGCAAGAACAGGGCGACGTGTTTGCCAACGCGCCATTTCCCAGCGGCCCGTTGGCAGCCCAACAGCGGCTGGATGTGTTCTCCCAGGCTCCATTTGCGAAAAGAAAGGAGGCCGCACCACCTCCGTACCCTCTCGGGGCAGCTGTGATACCTGAACAAGGTGCGTTGGGACAGACCGCACCACATCCTTTCCGTCCGCAAGCGCTAGCCaaatattcccgccactttgagGGAACGGTGACCCAGCAGCATGAGGGCCCTTTTAAAGTGAGCAATGAAACTGGTGTACACGCTGCTGACCCCTTTGTCTGTGCGCCATTTCACCTCAAAGCCCCCCAGGAAAAGCCCTGA